A genomic stretch from Marinobacter fonticola includes:
- the nqrE gene encoding NADH:ubiquinone reductase (Na(+)-transporting) subunit E → MEHYISLILKAVFVENMALAFFLGMCTFLAISKKIEAALGLGIAVIVVLTLTVPVNNLIYNNVLREGALSWAGLPEVDLSFLGLLTYIGVIAAMVQIMEMVLDKYIPALYAALGVFLPLITVNCAIMGASLFMVERDYTLGESLVYGFGAGLGWALAIVALAGIREKLKYSDVPEGLRGLGITFITVGLMSLGFMSFSGISL, encoded by the coding sequence AGGCCGTCTTCGTTGAAAACATGGCGCTGGCGTTCTTCCTGGGGATGTGTACCTTCCTGGCCATATCCAAGAAGATTGAAGCCGCGCTGGGTCTCGGTATTGCCGTTATCGTGGTGCTGACGTTGACCGTTCCGGTGAACAACCTGATCTACAACAACGTGCTTCGCGAGGGCGCGTTGTCCTGGGCGGGTTTGCCCGAGGTAGATCTAAGCTTCCTGGGACTGCTGACGTACATCGGTGTGATTGCCGCGATGGTCCAGATCATGGAAATGGTTCTGGACAAGTACATTCCCGCGCTCTACGCCGCCCTGGGTGTTTTTCTGCCGCTAATTACCGTGAACTGCGCCATCATGGGTGCCTCACTGTTTATGGTCGAGCGTGATTACACCTTGGGCGAGAGCTTGGTCTACGGCTTCGGTGCTGGGCTGGGCTGGGCGCTGGCGATTGTCGCGCTAGCAGGTATCCGTGAAAAGCTGAAGTACAGCGACGTCCCTGAAGGCTTGCGTGGCCTGGGCATCACCTTTATTACGGTGGGGCTTATGTCGCTTGGCTTCATGTCGTTTTCCGGTATTTCTCTGTAA